Proteins encoded in a region of the Panicum hallii strain FIL2 chromosome 3, PHallii_v3.1, whole genome shotgun sequence genome:
- the LOC112886111 gene encoding 50S ribosomal protein L1, chloroplastic — MATAAAASASSSLLAPAASTAPAAPNALLFPSSVPSLRAYPRLLLAFRRPAAAAVADPQGAVLEEEEVDADQRGRYDDDEDDGYEGGRGPAFTPPTRPRTGKAALPLKRDRTRSKRFLEIQKLRESKKEYDVPTAISLMKQMASAKFKESAEAHFRMNLDPKYNDQQLRATVNLPKGTGQSVKIAVLTQGEKIDEARAAGADIVGGDDLIEQIKGGFMEFDKLIASPDMMPKVAGLGKILGPRGLMPNPKAGTVSPNITQAIEEFKKGKVEYRVDKTGIVHIPFGKVDFPEEDLIANFMAVVRSVERNKPSGAKGIYWKTAYLCSSMGPSIKLNIKEMLDYGSESS, encoded by the exons atgGCCACAGCCGCTgcggcctccgcctcctcctcgctcCTCGCGCCGGCCGCCAGCACGGCGCCGGCCGCGCCCAACGCGCTGCTGTTCCCCTCCTCCGTGCCCTCGCTGCGCGCCTACCCGCGGCTGCTCCTCGCGTTCCGccgccccgcggccgccgccgtcgccgaccCGCAGGGGGCCGTgctcgaggaggaggaggtcgaCGCCGACCAGCGCGGCCggtacgacgacgacgaggacgacggGTACGAgggcggccgcggccccgcGTTCACGCCCCCCACGCGGCCGCGCACCGGCAAGGCCGCGCTGCCGCTCAAGCGCGACCGC ACGAGGTCGAAGAGGTTCCTCGAGATTCAGAAGCTGAGGGAGAGCAAGAAGGAGTACGACGTGCCCACCGCCATCTCGCTGATGAAGCAGATGGCCAGCGCGAAATTTAAAGAGTCGGCGGAGGCGCACTTCCGCATGAACCTCGACCCCAAGTACAACGATCAGCAGCTCCGCGCCACG GTGAATTTGCCCAAGGGAACAGGCCAGTCGGTGAAGATTGCGGTCCTCACACAAG GTGAGAAGATAGATGAAGCTAGAGCTGCAGGAGCTGATATAGTTGGTGGAGATGACTTGATTGAACAAATAAAAGGAGGATTTATGGAGTTTGACAAATTGATTGCATCACCTGATATGATGCCTAAG GTTGCCGGCTTGGGTAAGATTCTAGGACCAAGAGGACTGATGCCTAACCCAAAAGCTGGCACTGTTTCTCCAAACATTACTCAG GCTATCGAAGAGTTCAAGAAGGGGAAAGTCGAATACAGAGTTGACAAAACAGGAATTGTCCATATTCCGTTCGGCAAGGTTGATTTTCCTGAAGAAGATCTTATCGCTAACTTCATGGCTGTTGTG CGCTCTGTTGAGAGGAACAAGCCATCTGGTGCTAAGGGGATATACTGGAAAACAGCATACTTGTGCTCATCCATGGGACCTTCAATCAAGCTAAACATAAAAGAAATGCTTGACTATGGCTCAGAATCATCTTAG